The Lucilia cuprina isolate Lc7/37 chromosome 5, ASM2204524v1, whole genome shotgun sequence genome includes a window with the following:
- the LOC124419928 gene encoding uncharacterized protein LOC124419928, with protein MNLAEKYKTAVKLHYCVNCLARNHLIGGCMSKARCQQCGGKHHSTLHGPNRILKNLTQDQSPPPTPAPRTPPTPAPRRSLDIVKVTTPVTTSMMKTFVPTAVVQVGSLRARAILNPCLTKSRIAAVFVSESSLAPFKIDKEVFVKVLIAPNYSSSLRYEVCMEVVKDLPKTPYPSPMDETIKSKLCRISLADPEFYSNNPVSMEIGGDLYTSILQPNVIHIDGGSLIAQDSTLGWLDMGSSTQ; from the coding sequence ATGAACTTGGCGGAGAAGTACAAAACCGCAGTTAAATTGCACTACTGCGTCAATTGTTTGGCGAGGAACCATCTCATTGGCGGTTGCATGAGTAAGGCTCGTTGCCAACAATGTGGTGGTAAACACCACTCCACCCTGCATGGTCCAAATaggattttaaagaatttaacccAGGACCAATCCCCTCCACCAACTCCGGCACCAAGAACTCCACCCACACCAGCTCCAAGACGATCATTAGACATCGTGAAAGTTACAACACCGGTAACAACGTCGATGATGAAAACGTTTGTTCCTACAGCAGTTGTGCAGGTAGGAAGTCTGCGGGCAAGGGCAATACTAAATCCTTGCTTGACTAAGTCTAGAATAGCAGCCGTCTTTGTTAGTGAAAGTTCCCTAGCTCCCTTCAAAATAGACAAAGAGGTGTTTGTGAAGGTGCTAATTGCACCAAATTATTCCTCAAGCCTCCGATACGAGGTTTGCATGGAGGTGGTTAAGGATCTGCCAAAAACCCCATATCCAAGCCCCATGGACGaaacaattaaaagtaaattgtgTCGCATATCGCTGGCTGACCCGGAGTTTTACTCCAACAACCCAGTCTCCATGGAAATTGGTGGAGACCTTTACACAAGCATCCTACAACCAAATGTGATTCACATTGACGGGGGATCACTTATAGCCCAGGATTCCACCCTTGGTTGGCTGGACATGGGATCATCTACCCAATAA
- the LOC124420205 gene encoding uncharacterized protein LOC124420205 produces MTHNLLTQLNLPLHQTYFWTDSSIVLAWLSKHPNSWNTFVANRVSTIIQTVGVENWNHVASHDNPADVASRGCNADELKDDTLWWNGPSWLKEVASKWPTTNKHFITQAEAKVSQSFTTTVNTHPSLVNTNTENPDILSRFSKLSKALRVMTYVYRFCDRASYRRNNTIRNDRIILDQSIELDASEIKSTRDRLIILCQTEYFRNEYNCLKKRNPIPNKSNLLTLTPFLDSANIMRANGRLANSNGLSYSERHPVLLPYGSSFAKLLTQHVHLITLHGGNQLMLRVIRSGYWIPKLKNLISAVINKCSPCTRYKNRQTTQFMAALPPERTQINKPFTNVGVDFAGPFDIKIYNGRACRITKGYVCVFVCFATKAIHLEPTSDLSTQAFMAAFARFFSRRGCPVAIYSDNGTNFIGASKLLKKERQEFIKQLKGSITSTSSFQNLTWHFIPPGAPHMGGLWEAGVKSFKAHLKKMNTLKYTFEELATLLARIEGCLNSRPLSPSSENPQDLNPLTPGHFLIGSPILTPAEPESSDNITLANRWQKLKIQHHNFCKRWKDEYLKELHKRYKWKNPTREVEIGDIVVIRQDNLAPNEWLLGRVTKTYPGSDGRSRVVDLQTSTGTLTRPITKIVVLPAN; encoded by the exons ATGACACATAATTTACTCACCCAACTCAACCTACCCTTACATCAGACGTATTTCTGGACCGACTCATCTATAGTTTTGGCCTGGCTTAGTAAACACCCCAACTCATGGAACACATTTGTAGCAAACCGAGTTTCTACAATAATCCAGACTGTCGGTGTTGAAAATTGGAATCATGTTGCTTCGCACGATAATCCTGCCGATGTTGCTAGCCGAGGATGTAATGCTGATGAGTTAAAAGATGACACTTTATGGTGGAATGGACCATCGTGGTTGAAAGAAGTCGCGTCGAAGTggccaacaacaaataaacacttcATTACTCAAGCTGAAGCTAAAGTTAGTCAGTCGTTTACTACGACCGTTAATACCCACCCTTCCTTGGTTAATACGAATACAGAAAACCCAGATATATTATCAAGATTTTCGAAATTGTCAAAAGCTCTAAGAGTAATGACATATGTCTATCGATTTTGTGATCGCGCATCGTATAGACGGAACAATACTATTCGAAATGATAGAATTATTCTTGATCAAA GTATTGAACTGGATGCGTCAGAGATCAAATCTACCCGTGATAGACTAATTATTCTTTGTCAGactgaatattttagaaacgaATATAACTGTCTGAAGAAAAGAAACCCTATACCCAATAAAAGTAACCTGCTCACCCTAACGCCATTTTTAGATTCCGCAAATATAATGCGGGCAAATGGTCGACTAGCAAATTCCAACGGTTTGTCATATTCTGAAAGGCATCCGGTTTTATTACCCTACGGCAGTTCATTTGCTAAATTATTAACCCAACACGTGCACCTGATAACACTTCACGGAGGAAATCAACTTATGTTGAGAGTAATACGTTCAGGATACTGGATCCCAAAACTGAAGAATCTGATTAGCGCGGTAATTAACAAATGCTCACCGTGTACTAGATACAAGAATAGACAAACTACCCAATTTATGGCAGCATTACCACCCGAACGTACCCAAATAAATAAACCATTCACAAATGTTGGAGTTGATTTTGCAGGACCATTcgacattaaaatatataatggcAGAGCATGTAGAATAACAAAAGGTTACGTATGCGTTTTTGTTTGCTTTGCAACAAAAGCTATTCACTTGGAGCCAACATCTGATTTGTCTACCCAAGCCTTTATGGCAGCCTTTGCTCGATTTTTTTCGAGGCGGGGATGCCCTGTCGCTATTTACTCTGACAATGGGACAAATTTCATTGGAGCTAGCAAGCTATTGAAGAAAGAGCGACAAGAATTCATCAAGCAATTGAAAGGTTCCATTACATCCACTAGcagttttcaaaatttgacgTGGCATTTCATACCCCCAGGAGCACCACACATGGGTGGTTTATGGGAAGCGGGAGTGAAAAGCTTTAAGGCTCATCTAAAGAAAATGAATACCCTGAAGTACACTTTTGAAGAGCTAGCTACACTCCTCGCGAGAATAGAAGGATGCCTGAATTCAAGACCCTTAAGCCCGTCAAGCGAGAACCCACAGGATCTTAACCCTTTAACTCCAGGACACTTTTTAATTGGATCACCCATTTTAACCCCAGCAGAACCCGAAAGCAGTGATAATATAACCCTGGCAAACAGATGGCAAAAATTAAAGATACAACATCATAACTTTTGTAAAAGATGGAAAGATGAATATCTTAAAGAGCTCCATAAAAGATATAAGTGGAAAAACCCTACCCGAGAAGTTGAAATAGGTGATATTGTAGTAATTAGACAAGACAATTTAGCACCCAATGAATGGTTACTTGGACGTGTGACTAAAACATACCCTGGTTCTGATGGTAGAAGTAGAGTAGTTGATTTACAAACTTCAACTGGAACTCTAACACGACCAATcactaaaattgttgttttaccCGCTAATTAG